A genomic segment from Nitrospira sp. encodes:
- a CDS encoding Undecaprenyl-phosphate galactosephosphotransferase, giving the protein MGLGGKSFQILKFRTMRPDAERSGVTSTANDDPRVTRVGAVLRRHKLDELPQLWNILRGEMSFVGPRPEVQRFVDLYTDEEKAILTVRPGLTDWASLWNIDEGTVLRGSPDPDGTYCELIRPTKLRLQLAYVRQAGLLTDLAILAHTLAALLFGAKWRGAEEVEAKP; this is encoded by the coding sequence GTGGGCCTCGGTGGAAAATCGTTTCAGATCCTCAAATTCCGCACCATGCGTCCGGACGCTGAACGGTCCGGCGTGACGTCGACGGCGAACGACGACCCTCGCGTGACCCGCGTCGGTGCCGTTCTCCGTCGCCATAAGCTCGATGAATTGCCCCAACTCTGGAATATCCTTCGTGGAGAGATGAGCTTCGTCGGTCCCAGACCGGAAGTGCAGCGGTTCGTCGATCTGTACACGGACGAAGAGAAAGCCATCTTGACGGTTCGCCCGGGGCTTACGGATTGGGCCAGTTTGTGGAACATCGATGAGGGGACGGTTCTTCGAGGCAGCCCAGACCCTGATGGTACGTACTGCGAGCTGATTCGTCCGACAAAACTTCGACTGCAGCTTGCCTATGTTCGTCAAGCCGGTTTGCTCACGGACCTGGCTATTCTGGCTCATACTCTGGCCGCCCTTCTCTTCGGCGCGAAGTGGCGTGGTGCCGAAGAGGTAGAGGCAAAACCGTGA
- a CDS encoding acetoin dehydrogenase E1 component alpha-subunit: MSQDGHENREVSDERLMSCFRGMLRIRLAEERIGRLVESREVRTPCHLSIGQEAVAVGVCSSLRSDDTVWGGHRSHGHYLAKGGDLNAMMAEIFGKATGCSGGRGGSMHLAAPAQGIFGTVPLVAATIPLAVGAALAAKLRGIDQVAAAFFGDGATDEGHFHESLNLAALNRLPVLFVCENNGYSTHLALQERRLKDNIVDSAELHGLHGCGVDGNDVQAVYAAAADAVQRMRAGGGPALLECRTYRWCGHVGPAQDLDVGKHRQQELQEWMQRDPIARVRERLTSRGLGQDVIEGLYRQATEEIDVAVEFARTSPAPDESDLLQHVSVARRGI, from the coding sequence GTGAGCCAAGACGGACACGAAAACAGGGAGGTGTCGGATGAGCGGCTCATGTCATGTTTTCGTGGCATGCTTCGGATTCGCTTGGCCGAGGAGCGGATCGGCCGCCTCGTCGAATCCAGAGAGGTGCGGACTCCCTGTCATCTTTCCATCGGACAGGAAGCGGTGGCGGTCGGGGTCTGTAGCTCATTGCGGTCGGACGATACGGTCTGGGGCGGCCATCGCTCGCATGGACACTACCTTGCCAAGGGCGGTGATCTGAATGCCATGATGGCCGAGATCTTCGGCAAGGCCACCGGCTGCTCCGGTGGTCGAGGGGGATCCATGCATTTGGCCGCGCCGGCTCAGGGAATCTTCGGGACCGTACCGTTGGTGGCCGCGACGATTCCCTTGGCGGTGGGTGCGGCATTGGCTGCCAAACTGCGAGGCATCGACCAGGTGGCGGCAGCGTTCTTCGGTGACGGCGCGACGGATGAAGGGCATTTCCACGAGTCTCTCAACTTGGCGGCTCTCAATCGCTTGCCCGTCTTGTTCGTCTGTGAGAATAACGGGTACTCGACTCATCTCGCCTTGCAAGAGCGCCGTCTGAAAGACAATATCGTCGACAGCGCGGAGCTGCACGGGCTTCACGGGTGCGGTGTCGATGGCAATGATGTGCAAGCGGTCTATGCGGCGGCTGCGGACGCGGTTCAACGGATGCGTGCAGGCGGCGGTCCGGCGCTGCTGGAATGTCGCACCTATCGCTGGTGTGGTCATGTCGGCCCGGCCCAGGACCTTGATGTGGGAAAGCATCGTCAGCAGGAATTGCAGGAGTGGATGCAGCGCGATCCGATCGCTCGAGTCCGAGAACGACTCACTTCGCGCGGTTTGGGGCAGGATGTAATCGAAGGCCTGTACCGGCAAGCGACTGAGGAGATTGATGTGGCGGTCGAATTCGCGCGCACGTCTCCCGCTCCCGACGAGAGCGACTTGTTGCAACATGTCTCCGTCGCCCGCCGAGGAATCTAG
- a CDS encoding acetoin dehydrogenase E1 component beta-subunit, with amino-acid sequence MRALTYAQAIREAHAQLMAEDPRVFLIGQGVRNPWYAGTSLQDLDKEFGCDRVIDSPVAENATTGAAVGAAIMGMRPIVFHPRMDFMLLAMDPIVNQAANWSYLFAGRVSVPLVIRAVINRGGEQGAQHSQALQALFAHVPGLKVVMPATPYDAKGLLVAAVNDGNPVLYIDDRWLYEKQGDVPDSLYGVPLGKAAVRRSGRHVTVVATSCMVHEALQAADTLATRGIEAEVIDLRTIKPWDRDVVFSSIGKTGRMVVADAAWMSGGVAADIAATVAGELFHALTAPIIRVCLPDAPAPTATSLEQAYYVNANDIVVAVEKTMR; translated from the coding sequence ATGCGAGCGTTGACCTACGCCCAGGCCATCCGCGAAGCCCATGCTCAACTCATGGCGGAAGATCCCCGCGTGTTTTTGATCGGCCAAGGCGTCCGGAATCCGTGGTATGCGGGAACCAGTCTTCAGGATTTGGACAAGGAATTCGGCTGCGATCGAGTCATCGATTCGCCCGTTGCGGAAAATGCGACGACCGGGGCCGCTGTAGGGGCGGCGATCATGGGCATGCGCCCCATCGTGTTCCATCCGCGCATGGATTTCATGCTTCTCGCGATGGACCCCATCGTCAATCAGGCGGCCAACTGGTCCTATCTGTTTGCCGGGCGGGTATCGGTGCCGTTGGTGATTCGCGCGGTGATTAATCGAGGCGGTGAACAGGGGGCGCAACATTCCCAAGCGTTACAGGCGTTGTTTGCTCATGTGCCGGGATTGAAAGTGGTGATGCCCGCCACCCCCTATGATGCAAAAGGATTGCTGGTGGCAGCGGTCAACGACGGAAATCCTGTCCTGTATATCGACGATCGATGGCTGTATGAAAAACAGGGGGACGTACCGGACTCACTTTATGGCGTGCCGCTGGGAAAGGCCGCCGTCCGGCGTTCCGGCAGGCACGTGACGGTGGTCGCAACATCTTGTATGGTCCATGAAGCGCTCCAAGCAGCGGATACCCTCGCGACGCGCGGCATCGAAGCGGAAGTGATCGATCTGCGCACCATCAAGCCGTGGGATCGCGACGTCGTGTTTTCTTCCATCGGTAAGACCGGCCGAATGGTGGTGGCCGATGCGGCATGGATGAGCGGCGGCGTGGCCGCCGACATCGCCGCGACCGTCGCAGGCGAACTGTTCCATGCATTGACGGCTCCGATCATTCGAGTCTGTTTGCCGGATGCCCCCGCTCCGACTGCGACCAGCTTGGAGCAGGCCTACTATGTCAACGCGAACGACATCGTGGTCGCCGTCGAAAAGACTATGCGGTAG